The Terriglobales bacterium genome segment GTGTGGATCTTGCCGCCGAAGACCAGCGGCGAGGCCTTGCCGGGGCAGAGCGCGACGAGCGCGGAGGCGGGGATCTTGGGGCGGCCGCGGCGGTGGGTGCCGAGCCACTTGGGGGCGCCGAGGAGGTCGGCGAGGCGGTCGAGGAGGCCGCTGTTGGCTTCGAGGAAGCTGACGTGGTCGGTGGTGCCGCCGGCGATGAAGGTGTTGTACTTGATGCCGTGGAGGTGCGCGCCTTCCTCGAGGATGTCGTTGAGCGACTCGTAGCCGGCGAAGGGCAGGAAGGCGCGGATGAAGTTCGCGCCCAGCGAGCTCTCCGGGATGTACATGCGGCCTTCGCCGACCGAGTCGATGGACATGACGGAGGCGATGCGGCGCAGCTCGGCCTCGCTCAGCGACTTCACGTACTCGCGCGAGCCGGAGACACCGAAGCGGAAATTGGCGAGCGGGACGAGCGCCAGGCCGAGCGCGACCACGCTCCATACGCCGCGAGCGAGCGCGGCGTTGACCATGCCGAGGCCGGCGGCGAGGAAGACCTGCGAGGTGAAGCCGATGAGCCCGCACTCCTCCGAGCCGGCGAGCATGTAGACGCGCGTGCGCCCGGGGCGGGCGGTGGAGCGCAGGTCGGCGAGCAGGTACTGCTTCACGATCTCCTCGCCGGTGCCGTTGTCGTCGGCGCCGGGGCCGCGCCAGGTGTCGTAGTGGGCGACCAGGACGAGGCGCTCGGGCGATTCGCCGGGCACGGTGAAGATGTAGTTGTAAGCGGTGGTGCGCTGCGCCATCGCGGGGATGTGCTGGCGCTCGACGACGACGACAGGCGTGCGCTGCTCGACGGCTTCGTCGGCGCGCGCGGCCGAGTCTTCGAGCGAGGGATAGAGGCAGTCGGCGAGGGCGGGGTCGAGCGGGGCGGCGCCTCCCTCCACGCGGCGGCTGAAGACCGCCGCGCGGGGCCCGGCGGGCGCGGGCGGGCGCGTGGTCACGAAGACGCGGTCGCCGAACTCGGCGCGCAGCTGGGCGATGAAGTCGTCAGCGTGGCGCTCGTTGGCGCGGTCCCAGTCTTCGGACTGGTAGCGGTCGCAGCCGGCGCGGATGTTGGCGATGAGTTCCTGGACGCGCTCGTCGACGGCGCGGCGCGTGCGCGAGCGCTCGCGCAGCCAGCGCTCGACATGGTCGTGAAGCGGCGCGACTTGGGGAGAGCTGGACATACGGGCGCGCGCAGTATGTCAGAGGAAGGAGAGCCATTGAAAGTCAAAAGCCGCGGCCGAGGGCGGCCGCGCAACCCGATGAGGAGGGAATGTTAAGCTTGATTGTTTTTGGCAGTGACTCATAATCCATCCAGCAGGAGTAAGACGATGCAGAGGAAAGCAAGCGCGCAGTGGCGCGGCGGATTGAAGGACGGCAAAGGCACGGTCTCGACCGGCAGCGGCGCGCTGCAGAACAAGGCGTACTCGTTCACCACGCGGTTCGAGAACGAGCCGGGCACGAACCCCGAAGAGCTGATCGCGGCGGCGCACGCGGGCTGCTTCTCGATGGCGCTTTCGGGACAGCTGGGCGGCGCCGGCATGACGGCCGACGCAATCGACACCACCGCCACCGTCACGATGGAGAAGCTCGACGCGGGTTGGACCGTGACGAAGGTCCACCTCGACGTGACGGCGAAGATCCCCAACGCGGACAAGGCGAAGTTCGAGCAGGCGGCCAACAACGCCAAGGCGGGCTGCCCGATCTCGCGGCTGCTCAAGGCGGAGATCACGATGGACGCGAAACTTGGCTGAAGAGGGCAAGCCGCGGAGTCCGGCGCAGGCGGGCGAGTCGCCGGCCTCGCAACGAGCAGCGGAGGTGGGGCAGTACTGCCCGACCTGCGGAGCGAAGTTGAAGGACCGC includes the following:
- a CDS encoding M28 family peptidase encodes the protein MSSSPQVAPLHDHVERWLRERSRTRRAVDERVQELIANIRAGCDRYQSEDWDRANERHADDFIAQLRAEFGDRVFVTTRPPAPAGPRAAVFSRRVEGGAAPLDPALADCLYPSLEDSAARADEAVEQRTPVVVVERQHIPAMAQRTTAYNYIFTVPGESPERLVLVAHYDTWRGPGADDNGTGEEIVKQYLLADLRSTARPGRTRVYMLAGSEECGLIGFTSQVFLAAGLGMVNAALARGVWSVVALGLALVPLANFRFGVSGSREYVKSLSEAELRRIASVMSIDSVGEGRMYIPESSLGANFIRAFLPFAGYESLNDILEEGAHLHGIKYNTFIAGGTTDHVSFLEANSGLLDRLADLLGAPKWLGTHRRGRPKIPASALVALCPGKASPLVFGGKIHTPHDTPDRIYPQPLAESLRILDYWYYVMEGGERIAAPRQLDEFHYAQLFRVRLPVEEGVRSEYWLALKDAIEPNRRNLNGLYRCEARITGTRATCTGLEPLDWGVHTRLRHEVTETLAERGGLGYERVPVHELLIPQAALYYALPSRQYWRKLLSKTHTALGLFARFMGSNTFLTFFAAAYLLAQTVGFALTAVLVRLPAFAELFFRFFPVTLPLVVLGQMAILLWLIGRKLPAIIDNNYRHLNQADNLVSLRRVYSGAANGGR
- a CDS encoding OsmC family protein: MQRKASAQWRGGLKDGKGTVSTGSGALQNKAYSFTTRFENEPGTNPEELIAAAHAGCFSMALSGQLGGAGMTADAIDTTATVTMEKLDAGWTVTKVHLDVTAKIPNADKAKFEQAANNAKAGCPISRLLKAEITMDAKLG